The following coding sequences are from one Pelmatolapia mariae isolate MD_Pm_ZW linkage group LG4, Pm_UMD_F_2, whole genome shotgun sequence window:
- the rpsa gene encoding small ribosomal subunit protein uS2, with product MSGGLDVLQMKEEDVLKFLAAGTHLGGTNLDFQMEQYVYKRKSDGVYIINLKKTWEKLLLAARAIVAIENPADVCVISSRNTGQRAVLKFASATGATTFHGRFTPGTFTNQIQAAFREPRLLIVTDPRADHQPLTEASYVNIPTIALCNTDSPLRYVDIAIPCNNKGHHSVGLMWWMLAREVLRMRGTISREHPWEVMPDLYFYRDPEEIEKEEQAAAEKAGVGKEEFQGEWTTPAPEFAQPEVADWSEGVAVPSVPIQQFPAAPAPVKPGEVYTGEDWSTQPATEDWSTAPTAQASDWGGAASDWS from the exons ATGTCCGGAGGTCTGGATGTCCTTCAGATGAAGGAGGAGGATGTGCTGAAGTTCCTGGCAGCGGGAACCCACCTGGGAGGTACCAACTTGGACTTCCAGATGGAGCAGTACGTTTACAAGAGAAAAAGCGACG GTGTGTACATCATTAACCTGAAGAAGACCtgggagaagctgctgctggcagCCAGGGCCATTGTTGCCATTGAGAACCCAGCTGATGTGTGTGTCATCTCTTCCAGAAACACTGGCCAG AGAGCAGTGCTGAAGTTCGCCTCTGCCACTGGTGCCACTACCTTCCACGGTCGTTTCACCCCTGGTACATTCACCAATCAGATCCAGGCTGCTTTCAGGGAGCCCCGCCTCCTGATTGTGACAGATCCTCGTGCTGACCATCAGCCACTGACTGAGGCTTCTTACGTCAACATCCCCACCATTGCCCTGTGCAACACTGACTCCCCGCTGAGATATGTGGACATTGCCATCCCCTGTAACAACAAG GGTCACCACTCTGTGGGTCTGATGTGGTGGATGTTGGCCCGGGAGGTCCTCAGGATGAGGGGAACCATCTCCAGGGAGCACCCATGGGAGGTCATGCCAGATTTGTACTTCTACAGGGACCCTGAAGAG ATTGAGAAGGAGGAGCAGGCTGCTGCTGAGAAGGCTGGTGTTGGAAAGGAGGAGTTCCAGGGCGAATGGACCACCCCCGCACCCGAGTTTGCCCAGCCTGAGGTGGCTGACTGGTCTGAGGGCGTTGCAGTGCCATCTGTGCCCATTCAGCAGTTCCCTGCAG CACCTGCCCCTGTCAAGCCTGGTGAGGTCTATACTG GTGAGGACTGGAGTACTCAGCCTGCCACAGAGGATTGGTCCACAGCACCCACTGCTCAGGCTTCTGACTGGGGTGGCGCTGCTTCTGACTGGTCTTAA
- the LOC134625928 gene encoding mitochondrial glycine transporter A-like: MELLVVHPAIKAFMCGSLSGTCSTLLFQPLDLVKTRLQTLQTGMQPGSGRVGMVSVLLSVVRTERLLGLWKGVSPSFVRTIPGVGIYFSTYYSLKQHFLQDRRPGAAEAVLLGGGARTVAGVVMLPVTVVKTRFECGRYSYGSVIGALRSVCQTEGPAALFSGLMATLLRDVPFSGIYVMFYSQTKASLPKEISTSPAAPVANFSCGVLAGVLASLITQPADVVKTHVQVNPQLKTTEAIRYIYMEYGLQGFFRGAVPRSLRRTMMAAMAWTVYEQMMARIGLKS; the protein is encoded by the exons ATGGAACTTTTAGTG GTGCACCCGGCCATCAAAGCCTTCATGTGTGGCTCCCTCAGTGGAACCTGCTCCACGCTGCTGTTCCAGCCTCTCGACCTGGTCAAGACCCGTCTGCAGACTCTGCAGACCGGCATGCAGCCTGG TTCGGGCAGAGTGGGGATGGTGTCGGTGCTCCTCAGCGTGGTGCGGACAGAGAGGCTGCTGGGACTCTGGAAAGGAGTTTCACCG TCCTTCGTCCGGACCATCCCAGGAGTTGGGATCTACTTCAGCACCTACTACTCTCTGAAGCAGCACTTCTTACAGGACAGACGCCCAGGGGCCGCGGAGGCTGTGCTGCTGGGGGGCGGAGCCCGGACTGTGGCGGGGGTAGTGATGCTGCCGGTTACTGTCGTCAAGACACGTTTTGAA tgtggCAGGTACAGTTACGGGAGTGTGATAGGGGCTCTGCGCAGCGTGTGCCAAACTGAAGGTCCTGCGGCTCTGTTCTCCGGCCTCATGGCCACTCTCCTCAGAGACGTTCCTTTCTCCGGCATCTACGTCATGTTCTACAGCCAGACCAAAGCCTCACTCCCCAAAG AGATCAGCACGTCTCCTGCGGCTCCTGTGGCTAACTTCAGCTGCGGGGTTCTGGCTGGTGTGTTGGCCTCCCTCATCACTCAGCCTGCTGATGTGGTCAAAACACATGTCCAAGTGAATCCACAACTCAAGACAACAGAGGCCATCAGATACATCTATATG GAATATGGACTCCAGGGCTTCTTCAGAGGGGCCGTTCCTCGGTCTCTGAGGAGGACCATGATGGCGGCCATGGCGTGGACCGTTTATGAACAAATGATGGCGCGCATCGGGCTGAAGTCCTGA